In a single window of the Pseudomonas sp. B21-015 genome:
- a CDS encoding SpvB/TcaC N-terminal domain-containing protein, producing the protein MSEQTALPVITPSLPKGGGAIQSIGKGWGAIGAHGAASYEIALPISPGRGFAPSLSLSYGSSVGNSVFGIGWGMSLPTVARRTSKGVPAYAEDDEIVGPSGVGWLPERDQKGVITSTRIDRYNELELGTTYTVVRHFPRIESSFDRIEHWSSENDKPGFWLVHGADGSLHLYGKNPASRRADPQDTSRVGEWLLEESLNSHGEHILYQYKRGATAQRYLSRVSYGNFKADAHLYSWQADRLKPVQWHFELILDYGERSTEYEHKPLYEGQQWQARSDAFSSFAYGFELRTERLCRQVLMFHRFPDELGTAPVLIRRLLLDYRQTPLGYHHLSAAHDQAFGNSATADSRPPIEFSYSEFKRLPDTHAWQRFQNMPGLNDSHGYQLVDLYGEGLPGVLYRNDSGWYYREPMRAEAKSDEVAYDQWRALPNIPVADTAKPVRQSLSDLTGDGRLDWVIAQPGLSGFFSLGPDRNWSDFATFNAFPVDFFNPQGQLADLIGEGLNDLTLIGPRSVRLYANQREQGFSAARDVARKEDEDALPLLTSSPTELVAFSDILGSGQQHLVRIRHNEVKCWPNLGRGRFGKGIVLGSPGLAYETFDASRIRLADLDGSGAADLIYLETDQARIFMNRSGNGFAPSVALPWPEGVRYDRFCQVSIADLQGLGCSSLILSLPHMTPRHWRYDFVSAKPYLLTDTNNNMGAAGSISYRSSAQEWLDEKAEKIKADKPRTCHVPMALHLVSKQTRLDEITGNRLTQSFSYRQGYYDGIEREFRGFGLLLQTDSETNPDDADSQGFTTPCQTKSWFHTGQAVDLPRTGYHSADKAAVALGKALLCQYQPELKNDTRITFPDTATTLEMARALSGHLLRIETLGIDKRLKTRTLYSVQENRYQVRLLQTPEGSRRYARMLPLLLESIRYQYEGIADDPQCRHTLNLQHDLFGTLTHSVNVHYARRKTRSNTPPFSDADQQQWWRDAHDPAQQFYYLNESLAEFIHLDSPQEWRLGLPYRQRTNALKRPKAPEAGGLTTKDMTYEKLIELVKQTAWTTQHVLTGLSVQRYKNTSTAEALPNGVAHFEALADHLETAELDETALKAFDVLSPAARPKGRLLERSGYYRMNDFLPVATSPRKLWSVKSSFSTYAALEGFYKTQTLRSSKSHGVTEVSYDNYHCLITALKRPDGCVTKATYDYRSLQPRCITDPNGNIHEGLHDDFGQVLATSIYSNKSNTLIGFKPIAQYKRPEFTSPTEAINNAKGALLDAANAIYYAPFSWMGRVSDAALKDHDWLMRCVANGDVLPTGYICASVRSRLAGLETLLADEAKLKTELATSAREPIHIATLVADRYPSDNQRQIRITVTCCDGFGRTLQSKQQVESGTAYVVNAKGELTLEDGTPKELTAAKRWRISERVEYNNKGLAIRTYRPYFADQHDYINDVSLRQFGHCDLQFYDALGRPTRTRLAKQNGLSYLRRQTRHPWYTVDEDENDTLQEVMSEQLPTTGGEA; encoded by the coding sequence ATGAGCGAACAAACAGCATTGCCTGTTATCACGCCGTCACTGCCCAAGGGTGGCGGTGCCATCCAGAGCATTGGCAAAGGCTGGGGTGCCATCGGCGCCCACGGCGCAGCCTCTTATGAGATTGCCTTGCCGATTTCACCAGGTCGCGGCTTTGCACCTTCCTTGTCACTCAGTTACGGCAGTTCGGTCGGCAACAGTGTGTTTGGCATCGGCTGGGGGATGTCATTGCCCACTGTTGCGCGACGCACCAGCAAGGGTGTACCGGCCTATGCCGAGGATGACGAGATTGTCGGCCCCAGCGGTGTCGGGTGGCTGCCCGAGCGCGATCAAAAGGGCGTCATCACCTCAACCCGCATCGATCGTTACAACGAGCTGGAACTGGGTACAACCTATACTGTTGTGCGCCACTTCCCGAGAATCGAAAGCAGCTTCGACCGGATTGAACATTGGTCTTCGGAGAACGACAAACCGGGTTTTTGGTTGGTGCACGGTGCCGATGGCAGCCTTCACCTGTACGGAAAAAATCCGGCATCGCGTCGTGCCGATCCCCAGGACACGAGCCGCGTCGGCGAATGGTTGCTAGAGGAGAGTCTGAATTCACACGGCGAGCACATCCTTTACCAGTACAAGAGAGGCGCAACAGCCCAGCGCTACTTGAGCCGTGTGAGCTACGGCAATTTCAAGGCCGATGCACACCTTTACTCATGGCAAGCAGATCGGCTGAAGCCTGTGCAATGGCATTTCGAGTTGATACTCGACTACGGCGAACGGAGTACAGAGTACGAACACAAACCGCTATATGAAGGCCAACAGTGGCAAGCCCGTAGCGACGCGTTTTCCAGCTTCGCCTACGGTTTTGAATTACGTACCGAACGCCTGTGCCGCCAGGTTCTGATGTTTCACCGCTTTCCCGATGAGTTAGGCACCGCACCCGTTCTGATCCGACGCCTGCTACTCGATTACCGCCAGACGCCTCTGGGTTACCACCACCTGAGTGCTGCTCATGACCAGGCGTTTGGCAACTCGGCAACCGCCGATAGCCGTCCCCCCATTGAATTCAGCTACAGCGAGTTCAAGCGCCTGCCTGATACCCACGCCTGGCAGCGCTTTCAGAACATGCCGGGGCTCAACGACAGCCACGGTTATCAACTGGTGGACTTGTACGGCGAGGGCCTGCCGGGCGTGCTCTATCGAAATGACAGTGGCTGGTATTACCGCGAACCCATGCGAGCCGAAGCCAAAAGCGATGAAGTGGCTTACGATCAGTGGCGAGCGTTACCCAACATTCCCGTTGCCGACACCGCAAAACCTGTGCGCCAGTCACTGAGTGACCTCACGGGCGATGGTCGGCTGGACTGGGTCATTGCTCAGCCGGGGTTGAGCGGTTTTTTCTCCCTCGGCCCCGACCGAAACTGGTCGGATTTCGCCACGTTCAATGCGTTCCCTGTGGATTTTTTCAATCCGCAAGGGCAGTTGGCCGATCTGATCGGCGAAGGGCTCAACGATCTGACGCTGATAGGCCCACGCAGTGTTCGCTTGTACGCCAATCAACGAGAACAAGGTTTTTCAGCTGCCCGTGACGTGGCTCGTAAAGAGGACGAAGACGCCCTTCCTTTACTTACCTCTTCGCCCACCGAACTGGTGGCCTTCAGTGACATCCTGGGCAGTGGCCAGCAGCACCTGGTGCGCATTCGTCACAACGAGGTGAAGTGCTGGCCAAACCTGGGTCGTGGACGTTTCGGTAAAGGCATCGTGCTGGGCTCTCCTGGCCTTGCATACGAAACATTCGACGCCTCGCGAATCCGTCTGGCGGATCTGGACGGCTCTGGCGCCGCCGACCTGATCTATCTGGAAACGGATCAGGCGCGGATTTTCATGAACCGCAGCGGCAATGGTTTCGCCCCTTCAGTGGCCCTGCCATGGCCGGAAGGTGTGCGCTACGACCGTTTCTGCCAGGTGAGCATCGCCGACCTGCAAGGACTTGGCTGCTCCAGCCTGATTCTGAGCCTGCCGCACATGACACCCCGTCATTGGCGCTACGACTTCGTCAGTGCAAAACCGTATTTACTCACCGACACCAATAACAATATGGGCGCCGCCGGCAGCATCAGCTACCGCAGCTCGGCGCAGGAATGGCTGGATGAAAAAGCGGAGAAAATCAAAGCCGACAAGCCCCGCACCTGTCATGTGCCAATGGCCCTGCATCTGGTATCGAAACAGACCCGGCTCGACGAGATTACCGGTAATCGACTGACCCAGAGCTTCTCTTACCGCCAAGGCTACTACGACGGCATCGAGCGGGAATTTCGCGGATTCGGCCTGTTGCTGCAAACCGACAGTGAAACCAACCCCGATGATGCCGACTCGCAAGGTTTCACCACGCCATGCCAGACAAAGAGCTGGTTCCACACCGGGCAAGCGGTGGATCTGCCCCGCACCGGTTATCACAGCGCTGACAAAGCAGCGGTGGCATTGGGTAAGGCACTGCTTTGCCAATACCAGCCAGAGCTCAAGAACGACACACGCATCACATTCCCAGACACGGCAACAACCCTCGAAATGGCCCGCGCCCTGAGTGGGCATTTATTGCGCATCGAGACCCTCGGAATCGATAAGCGCCTGAAAACCAGAACGCTTTATTCGGTTCAGGAAAACCGCTATCAGGTACGTTTGCTACAAACACCTGAGGGTAGTCGGCGCTATGCCCGGATGTTGCCGCTGCTGCTGGAATCCATCCGTTATCAGTACGAAGGCATTGCCGATGATCCGCAATGCCGGCACACCCTTAATCTGCAGCACGACCTGTTCGGCACATTGACCCACAGCGTGAACGTCCATTACGCCCGACGTAAAACCCGCAGCAATACACCGCCGTTCAGCGATGCCGACCAGCAACAATGGTGGCGCGACGCTCATGATCCGGCACAGCAGTTCTACTACCTGAACGAAAGCCTTGCCGAATTCATTCATCTGGATAGCCCCCAGGAATGGCGGCTGGGTCTGCCTTATCGCCAGCGTACCAATGCGTTGAAGCGACCCAAGGCGCCCGAGGCTGGAGGGCTGACCACAAAGGATATGACTTACGAAAAGCTCATCGAACTCGTCAAACAAACCGCCTGGACGACCCAACACGTCCTCACCGGACTGTCCGTGCAACGCTACAAAAACACCTCAACCGCAGAAGCCCTGCCGAACGGCGTCGCCCACTTCGAAGCCTTGGCCGACCATCTGGAAACCGCCGAGCTGGACGAAACAGCCCTGAAAGCCTTCGACGTGTTGTCGCCAGCGGCTCGCCCCAAGGGAAGACTGCTCGAACGAAGTGGCTATTACCGGATGAACGATTTCCTTCCCGTAGCCACGTCTCCCAGAAAACTCTGGTCAGTCAAAAGCAGTTTCTCGACCTACGCCGCACTGGAGGGTTTTTACAAGACACAGACCCTGCGGTCGAGTAAGAGCCATGGTGTGACCGAGGTCAGCTACGACAACTATCACTGTCTCATCACCGCGCTCAAACGGCCCGATGGCTGTGTCACCAAGGCTACCTACGATTACCGCTCACTCCAGCCCCGGTGCATCACTGACCCGAACGGGAACATTCATGAAGGGCTCCATGATGATTTCGGCCAAGTGCTGGCCACCAGCATTTACAGCAACAAGAGCAATACGCTCATAGGTTTCAAACCTATCGCTCAATACAAGCGTCCGGAGTTCACCAGCCCGACCGAAGCGATCAACAATGCAAAGGGCGCGCTGCTGGACGCCGCCAATGCCATCTACTACGCGCCATTCAGCTGGATGGGGCGCGTCTCGGACGCAGCGCTGAAGGACCACGACTGGCTGATGCGCTGCGTGGCCAACGGTGATGTGCTGCCAACCGGATACATCTGCGCTTCGGTCCGCAGTCGCCTGGCAGGCCTTGAAACACTCTTGGCCGATGAAGCGAAACTGAAAACCGAACTCGCAACCTCGGCCCGTGAGCCGATACACATCGCCACCCTGGTCGCCGATCGCTACCCCAGTGACAACCAGAGACAAATCCGCATCACCGTCACCTGCTGCGATGGCTTCGGCCGAACACTGCAAAGCAAGCAACAAGTCGAATCGGGTACGGCCTACGTCGTCAACGCCAAGGGAGAACTGACCCTCGAGGACGGAACACCGAAGGAGCTGACCGCAGCAAAGCGCTGGCGTATCAGCGAACGGGTGGAATACAACAACAAGGGATTGGCGATCCGGACCTACCGCCCTTACTTCGCCGATCAGCATGACTACATCAACGATGTGTCCTTGCGACAGTTCGGCCATTGCGATCTGCAGTTTTACGATGCGTTGGGGCGCCCTACGCGTACACGTCTGGCAAAACAAAATGGCCTTTCCTATCTGCGGCGGCAAACCCGTCATCCCTGGTACACCGTGGATGAAGACGAGAACGACACGCTGCAAGAGGTCATGTCCGAACAACTCCCGACAACCGGAGGTGAGGCATGA
- a CDS encoding neuraminidase-like domain-containing protein: MSATIEKQLNESLRDAQLGLYLSAIVPQDETLKALKIAEHLKTANDLYHYWLLDVSVSQEVPTTPVACATASLQQYINSILTNMEPGYHTAQIPSDQVETWRTVMHHYPTWVTHQRLHYFPAVYLDPTLRKTKTDSFQQLENDIDQNQLTTESVQTAVLAYLARLEEVANLTTINGYIDGDDFANSTYYFIAKSTIANTYYWRSLDMACRPSVSGVSGAKYDAPEPQAWSDWKRANLPISESAIEHTIRPVVFNNRLYVIWAECIFQDKAAVTKTAQSQNDRINPLFRLNLCYKKYDESWSTPQACLQGYGSHDLLHDLTSSELRKKTRTIAIHEKSGTTDSLFIALYVDGEHYQARSGLPLLVSMSAHIDKDSKTTQELNLTPDDLSKSKASDTSQFALVRNRSSGTEKKLQFKYSTTDKTLSPPKISSRKDTASGTAEFIDFAGSTIELSDDRNRSNGKRAPIRMNITFAKHLIERAESSMDTLLSWGSQHLPEPSLKEGGATEPMDFYGAYGRYFVELFLYLPWLVAHRFKAERQYSEAERWLHYLFNPGRKKVTGMNPDYWNAVPLISSTIPAPGQTTYAIQGPQDPHQIALSHPVHFRKALYLLHVDILLNRGDTAFRTLTPEGLTEAKSWYIRALDLMGPRPDLKQTDPWATVPLENFSGDTNEGLRTFEQQLGKDKKHQSASSAVVPQICVRPYASPPSVHAIDTPHLRLPFNPVLIARWEKLESRLHNLRHNLDIVGRPLKLPLFAPPIAPGDLLGSNPPRAAEPGIAQHLGSEIPAYRFSALYAHAMSAVDTVIQFGTTLLSYIERSEQASYQELQQHHVWDIANMAVDLQTQALKVDEKNRAALLASKAIVECRRDYYSQRVNEVINPEEVAAAVSHLTGRIAEASAHAAQVLGQGLKVAPNIFGLADGGHRLEGVPFAMMAGAQGVAAAAHGAGDALERAAQYRRRHQEWTLARDQAKLEIEQIDAQLALEAERETASRLLLRQTQTSLTQARASYDFLSKRFTNAQLYQWFTNQLSSFYYQVYDSTFSLCQFTELSWRYEMIDYTTQPFFQHQTWNSTYRGLGPGERMKLSLLKMKNAYLLGNERELEIRKTVSLRQLKAKEESKGTPPTSINKPWEDTPGADGTATTDGIKSELVKTGSCEFELTQSLFDNDYPGHCLRRIKSIGISLPAVLSPYEDIRATLTQTGSEVVMPGTDKPPIKSLRANQQIALSTGIDDNGLFTLSFQDERYLPFEYTGAISKWKLSFPNHAAQKSMLESLTDIIVHVSYTARAGGGSQ; the protein is encoded by the coding sequence ATGTCTGCAACCATTGAAAAACAATTGAACGAAAGCCTGCGTGATGCGCAGCTCGGGCTCTATCTGTCAGCGATCGTTCCTCAAGACGAGACACTGAAAGCCCTGAAAATCGCAGAGCACCTCAAGACGGCCAATGACCTGTATCACTACTGGCTGCTCGACGTGTCGGTCTCCCAGGAGGTGCCCACTACCCCGGTGGCCTGCGCCACTGCCAGCCTGCAGCAATACATCAACAGCATTCTGACCAACATGGAACCGGGATATCACACGGCGCAGATTCCGTCCGATCAGGTCGAAACCTGGCGCACCGTCATGCATCACTATCCGACCTGGGTAACCCATCAGCGGTTGCACTATTTCCCTGCGGTCTATCTTGACCCGACCCTTCGCAAGACAAAAACCGACAGTTTTCAGCAACTGGAAAACGACATCGACCAGAACCAACTGACAACCGAGTCGGTTCAAACTGCGGTACTGGCCTATCTGGCAAGGCTTGAAGAAGTGGCCAATCTGACCACGATCAATGGCTATATCGACGGGGATGATTTTGCCAACAGCACCTATTACTTCATCGCCAAATCCACCATCGCCAACACCTACTACTGGCGTTCGCTGGACATGGCGTGCCGCCCTTCGGTCTCAGGTGTTTCCGGCGCTAAATACGATGCCCCCGAACCACAGGCCTGGTCGGACTGGAAACGCGCCAACCTGCCGATCTCCGAAAGCGCCATCGAACACACTATTCGCCCGGTCGTGTTCAACAATCGCCTGTACGTGATTTGGGCCGAATGCATCTTCCAGGACAAGGCGGCTGTAACCAAGACGGCGCAGAGCCAAAACGACAGAATCAACCCGCTGTTCCGTTTGAACCTCTGCTACAAAAAATACGACGAAAGCTGGAGCACACCGCAGGCCTGCCTGCAGGGTTACGGTTCGCACGATTTGCTTCACGACCTGACCTCGAGCGAGCTCAGGAAAAAAACACGAACCATTGCCATTCATGAAAAGTCGGGGACTACGGATTCACTTTTCATTGCACTCTATGTTGATGGCGAGCACTACCAAGCAAGGTCCGGCCTGCCGCTCCTGGTTTCGATGTCAGCCCATATAGATAAAGACTCGAAAACCACGCAAGAGCTCAACCTCACACCCGATGACTTGAGCAAATCAAAAGCCTCGGATACGTCACAGTTTGCATTGGTACGAAACCGGTCTTCCGGCACGGAAAAGAAACTTCAATTCAAGTACTCGACCACAGACAAGACACTGTCCCCACCCAAAATCAGCTCACGTAAGGACACAGCCTCAGGTACGGCAGAGTTCATCGACTTTGCAGGCTCGACAATCGAACTCAGTGACGACAGAAACCGTTCGAACGGGAAGCGTGCGCCCATCCGAATGAACATCACGTTCGCCAAACACTTGATCGAGCGCGCCGAATCGAGCATGGACACGTTGCTGAGCTGGGGTTCCCAGCACTTGCCGGAGCCATCTTTAAAAGAAGGAGGCGCGACAGAACCAATGGATTTCTACGGCGCCTATGGTCGCTACTTTGTCGAGTTGTTCTTGTACCTTCCATGGCTGGTAGCGCACCGCTTCAAGGCTGAGCGCCAATACAGCGAAGCCGAACGCTGGCTGCATTACCTGTTCAATCCCGGCCGCAAAAAGGTCACTGGCATGAACCCCGACTACTGGAATGCGGTGCCGTTGATCAGCTCCACCATTCCAGCCCCCGGTCAAACCACCTACGCCATCCAGGGCCCACAAGATCCGCATCAAATTGCCCTCAGTCATCCGGTGCACTTTCGCAAAGCGTTGTACCTGCTCCATGTCGATATCCTGCTCAACCGCGGTGACACGGCGTTCCGAACGCTGACCCCAGAGGGTCTGACGGAAGCGAAATCATGGTACATCCGCGCCCTGGACCTGATGGGCCCCCGTCCGGACCTCAAACAAACCGATCCCTGGGCTACTGTCCCGCTGGAAAATTTCAGTGGCGATACCAACGAGGGACTGCGAACGTTTGAACAACAACTTGGCAAAGACAAAAAACACCAGTCCGCTTCCTCCGCAGTAGTGCCGCAAATATGTGTGCGTCCTTATGCATCCCCTCCCTCGGTCCATGCCATTGATACCCCCCATTTGCGTTTACCGTTCAACCCGGTACTGATCGCGCGCTGGGAGAAACTGGAAAGCCGTCTGCATAACCTCAGGCACAATCTCGACATTGTCGGTCGTCCATTGAAGCTCCCACTCTTCGCTCCCCCCATAGCACCCGGCGACCTGCTCGGCTCCAATCCCCCACGCGCCGCGGAGCCCGGCATCGCCCAGCACCTGGGCTCAGAGATTCCGGCGTACCGTTTCAGTGCCCTGTATGCCCATGCCATGAGCGCGGTCGACACGGTGATTCAATTCGGCACCACCCTGCTGTCGTACATCGAACGCAGCGAGCAGGCCAGTTATCAAGAGCTTCAGCAGCACCATGTCTGGGACATCGCCAACATGGCAGTAGACCTGCAGACCCAGGCCCTGAAGGTCGACGAGAAAAACCGGGCAGCCTTGCTGGCCAGTAAAGCCATCGTCGAATGCCGGCGGGATTACTACAGTCAGCGGGTCAACGAGGTCATCAATCCGGAAGAAGTGGCAGCTGCCGTTTCACATCTGACAGGGCGCATCGCAGAAGCAAGCGCCCACGCGGCCCAGGTACTCGGTCAAGGCCTGAAAGTCGCGCCCAACATTTTTGGCCTGGCAGACGGTGGTCATCGCCTGGAGGGTGTGCCCTTCGCCATGATGGCCGGGGCTCAAGGCGTGGCGGCCGCCGCCCATGGCGCTGGTGATGCCCTCGAACGGGCCGCGCAATACCGTCGTCGCCATCAGGAGTGGACACTCGCCCGCGACCAGGCAAAGCTGGAGATCGAACAGATTGATGCACAACTGGCGCTGGAGGCCGAAAGAGAGACCGCCTCGCGACTGCTGTTACGACAGACTCAAACGTCCCTGACCCAAGCCCGGGCCTCCTACGACTTTCTCAGCAAGCGCTTTACCAACGCGCAGCTTTACCAGTGGTTCACCAATCAACTCTCAAGCTTCTACTACCAGGTGTATGACTCGACCTTTTCGCTGTGCCAGTTCACCGAACTGAGTTGGCGCTACGAGATGATCGACTACACCACACAACCGTTCTTCCAGCACCAGACCTGGAACAGCACCTATCGTGGGCTCGGCCCTGGCGAGCGTATGAAGTTGAGTTTGCTCAAGATGAAGAACGCTTATCTTCTGGGCAACGAACGTGAGCTGGAAATCCGCAAGACCGTGTCGTTACGTCAGCTCAAGGCGAAGGAGGAGAGCAAGGGCACGCCCCCGACATCGATCAATAAACCCTGGGAAGATACGCCCGGAGCAGACGGCACGGCGACAACCGACGGGATCAAGTCGGAGCTTGTAAAGACCGGCTCATGCGAGTTTGAACTGACGCAGTCCCTGTTCGACAACGACTACCCCGGCCACTGCCTGCGCCGGATCAAGAGCATCGGCATTTCCCTGCCGGCCGTCCTGAGCCCTTATGAAGACATCCGCGCCACGCTGACCCAGACGGGTAGCGAAGTCGTCATGCCGGGTACCGACAAGCCCCCCATTAAAAGTCTGCGGGCCAATCAGCAAATAGCGCTCTCGACGGGCATCGACGATAACGGCCTGTTCACCCTGAGTTTCCAGGACGAACGTTACCTGCCTTTCGAATACACGGGCGCGATTTCGAAGTGGAAGCTGTCGTTTCCCAATCATGCTGCTCAGAAGTCCATGCTCGAATCGCTCACCGACATCATCGTGCACGTGAGCTACACGGCCAGAGCAGGCGGAGGTTCGCAATGA
- a CDS encoding RHS repeat domain-containing protein — protein MSARLHCKTPTINVVDSRDLTVRHVAYWRSDAAKAAQARITRQQYDTAGRQIAQWDPRLFGKTPKANLTTLYSLSGKALLVDSVDAGWRLSLPGDAGQTLRNWDQRGNHWQTTYDNQLRPTEIQEQAAGQDLRVVERFSYGDSSSESARHNRCGALTRHDDSAGTLLIDEYALCAKPLSQTRHFLLDAERPNWPADEQERNGLREEGDGYKTVWDYDTQGEIIRQIDAGQHQQRFSFDVAGQLKSVNLKIKDAASEKTIVKDLVYNAFGQVESQTAGNGVISRAVFDSASGRLISLTASVSANTLQDFHYTYDAVGNVTRIEDKAQPVQFGSNQRVEAVSTFTYDSLYQLTGATGREAAGPHNQPHLPIFSRTPIDARQLFNFTEHYKYDTGGNLTELRHVRDRSNYTRTLNVAAANNRLLSWSKGDSTPDIAASYDDNGNQQALHPGQALEWNPHNQLASVMLIQREEGRDDIERYCYDSSGQRVRKIQTTYAASVTHTREVRYLPGIEIRTRTNERLEVITLQAGRCSVRYLHWTQGRPAGIAANQLRYSLDDHLGSSSLELDDQAWLISQESYLPYGGTAWTASRSAVEADYKTIRYSGKERDASGLYYYRHRYYAPWLQRWISADPAGTVDGLNLYCMVGNNPLRYIDHHGTQKDEAAIKEELGAYSDILSEVNKRVGTLNHQLYNSMRKRDIVKRLFQSYGYNAVRHVMALGAGLLAAPTGPTSIVGATVATSLTTDSLAGKFNATRHLPVAMYPQARRLEPDDIEYTARTAFYDANAKLQHAKKKDLNPQHEIGRKNLSMMATGFVLTKVLEVKGAWIPNFESSTQATKALDGLPGQKIERLNNALIELDNFLEHDTHAINAAFDELGVDEFYASGVKGQLGRATDRMANRIGIESSSLISRTSMQSEMAISRATIQRGRELLFKLNEHNKSQGKFFV, from the coding sequence ATGAGCGCACGCCTTCACTGCAAGACACCGACGATCAACGTAGTCGACAGCCGAGACCTGACGGTCCGGCATGTCGCTTATTGGCGTAGTGACGCAGCCAAGGCTGCGCAGGCGCGCATTACCCGTCAGCAGTACGACACTGCCGGACGCCAGATTGCGCAGTGGGACCCTCGACTGTTTGGTAAAACGCCAAAGGCCAATCTGACGACCCTCTACAGCCTGTCCGGCAAAGCGCTGTTAGTGGACAGCGTCGACGCCGGGTGGCGCCTGAGCTTGCCTGGCGACGCCGGACAGACACTGCGTAACTGGGATCAGCGTGGCAATCATTGGCAAACAACCTACGACAATCAGCTAAGACCGACCGAAATCCAGGAGCAGGCAGCAGGCCAGGATCTGCGGGTGGTCGAACGCTTCAGCTATGGCGATAGCTCATCTGAATCCGCCAGACACAACCGCTGTGGCGCGCTGACTCGCCACGATGACAGCGCCGGTACCCTGCTCATCGATGAGTACGCACTCTGCGCCAAACCTTTGAGCCAGACACGACACTTCCTTCTGGACGCTGAACGGCCGAACTGGCCAGCGGATGAGCAGGAACGCAATGGATTGCGCGAAGAGGGTGATGGCTACAAAACGGTCTGGGACTACGACACACAGGGAGAAATCATCCGACAGATCGATGCCGGTCAACACCAACAGCGCTTCTCGTTTGATGTCGCCGGCCAGCTCAAGTCCGTGAACCTGAAAATAAAAGACGCTGCGAGCGAAAAAACCATCGTGAAGGATCTCGTCTACAACGCGTTTGGCCAGGTCGAATCCCAGACGGCCGGGAACGGTGTGATCAGTCGCGCCGTGTTCGATTCGGCCAGCGGCCGCTTGATCTCACTCACCGCATCCGTATCTGCCAACACCTTGCAGGATTTTCACTACACCTATGACGCGGTGGGCAATGTGACGCGCATCGAGGACAAGGCCCAACCGGTGCAGTTCGGCAGTAACCAACGGGTCGAAGCGGTCAGCACCTTCACCTATGACAGCCTCTACCAACTGACCGGCGCGACGGGCCGTGAAGCGGCGGGACCGCACAACCAACCCCACCTGCCCATCTTCAGCAGAACACCGATCGACGCCCGGCAACTGTTCAACTTTACCGAGCACTACAAGTACGACACCGGCGGCAATCTGACCGAACTGCGCCATGTCCGCGACCGCAGCAACTACACCCGGACCCTGAACGTTGCCGCCGCAAACAATCGCCTTCTGTCCTGGAGCAAGGGCGACTCAACACCTGACATTGCAGCAAGCTACGATGACAACGGTAACCAGCAGGCGTTACATCCGGGTCAGGCGCTGGAATGGAACCCCCACAATCAGCTTGCCAGCGTGATGCTGATCCAGCGTGAAGAGGGACGCGATGACATTGAGCGCTACTGCTACGACAGCAGCGGTCAACGTGTACGCAAGATTCAAACGACTTATGCTGCATCAGTGACTCACACCCGGGAAGTCCGTTATCTGCCGGGCATCGAGATACGTACCCGCACTAACGAGCGACTGGAAGTCATCACCCTGCAAGCCGGCCGCTGTAGCGTACGTTACCTGCACTGGACCCAAGGCCGGCCGGCCGGTATCGCGGCAAACCAGCTGCGCTATAGCCTTGACGACCATCTGGGCTCCAGCTCACTGGAACTCGACGACCAGGCCTGGCTCATTAGCCAGGAAAGCTATTTGCCTTATGGCGGGACTGCCTGGACGGCATCCCGTTCGGCTGTGGAGGCCGACTACAAAACCATTCGGTATTCCGGCAAGGAGCGCGACGCCAGTGGCCTCTATTACTACAGACACAGGTATTACGCACCGTGGTTGCAGCGGTGGATCAGCGCCGACCCGGCGGGCACGGTCGACGGGCTGAACCTGTATTGCATGGTTGGGAATAATCCGCTGCGTTACATCGATCATCACGGCACTCAAAAAGACGAAGCCGCCATCAAGGAAGAATTAGGGGCCTATTCCGACATTTTGAGCGAAGTGAACAAAAGGGTGGGCACGCTGAACCATCAGCTCTACAACAGCATGAGAAAAAGAGACATCGTAAAAAGACTGTTTCAGAGTTACGGCTATAACGCAGTGAGGCATGTGATGGCATTGGGGGCGGGCCTGCTGGCCGCACCAACCGGACCGACTAGTATCGTGGGGGCGACAGTCGCCACTTCTTTAACGACTGACTCGCTTGCCGGGAAATTCAATGCAACACGGCATCTGCCCGTCGCCATGTATCCCCAGGCCAGGCGACTAGAGCCTGACGATATAGAATACACAGCACGGACGGCTTTCTATGACGCGAACGCAAAGTTACAGCATGCAAAAAAGAAGGACCTGAATCCGCAGCACGAGATCGGGCGGAAAAATCTGTCGATGATGGCAACCGGCTTCGTTCTGACAAAGGTGCTTGAGGTCAAAGGAGCGTGGATTCCAAACTTTGAATCGTCGACCCAAGCTACCAAAGCCCTCGACGGTCTGCCGGGACAGAAAATCGAGCGTTTGAACAATGCCCTGATCGAACTCGACAACTTTCTGGAGCACGATACTCACGCCATCAACGCAGCATTTGACGAATTGGGGGTGGATGAGTTTTATGCCTCGGGTGTGAAAGGCCAGCTGGGTCGAGCCACTGATCGCATGGCCAACCGTATAGGCATAGAAAGCTCAAGCCTCATAAGCCGCACCTCAATGCAAAGTGAGATGGCCATCTCGCGCGCAACGATACAAAGAGGACGGGAGTTACTGTTCAAGCTTAATGAACACAACAAATCGCAAGGCAAGTTTTTTGTTTGA